In Thermomonas carbonis, a single genomic region encodes these proteins:
- a CDS encoding UDP-2,3-diacylglucosamine diphosphatase produces MTTLFVADLHLDPERPAITELFGRFLDSEARNADALYILGDLFEAWVGDDDPSEAGSFVAEKLRSLTASGVPAYFIHGNRDFLLGAEYATCSGMTLLDEPVVVDLHGTPTVILHGDLLCTDDLAYQQFRAQTRDPRWQAQFLAQPLEARLAFATQARAASKARYGELVSAGTAEVVGDVAKDSVDALFATSGVRRMIHGHTHRPAIHDEGHGNTRIVLGDWYEQGSVLRVNADRVELASL; encoded by the coding sequence ATGACCACGCTGTTCGTCGCCGACCTGCACCTCGATCCGGAACGACCGGCGATCACCGAGCTGTTCGGCCGCTTCCTCGATAGCGAGGCGCGCAACGCCGATGCGCTGTACATCCTTGGCGACCTGTTCGAAGCCTGGGTCGGCGACGACGATCCCTCTGAAGCCGGCAGCTTCGTTGCCGAAAAGCTGCGGTCGCTCACCGCATCGGGTGTGCCCGCTTATTTCATCCACGGCAACCGCGATTTCCTGCTCGGAGCGGAGTACGCCACGTGCAGCGGGATGACCCTGCTCGATGAGCCCGTAGTCGTCGATCTGCACGGCACGCCTACCGTGATCCTGCACGGCGACCTGCTGTGCACCGACGATCTCGCCTACCAGCAGTTCCGCGCGCAGACCCGGGATCCACGCTGGCAGGCGCAGTTCCTTGCCCAGCCGCTGGAGGCCCGGCTCGCCTTTGCCACGCAGGCACGCGCTGCGAGCAAGGCACGCTACGGCGAACTGGTGAGTGCCGGCACCGCAGAGGTCGTCGGCGACGTGGCCAAGGACTCAGTCGATGCGTTGTTCGCAACATCCGGTGTGCGCCGGATGATCCACGGCCACACCCATCGCCCGGCGATCCACGACGAAGGCCACGGCAACACCCGCATCGTGCTGGGCGACTGGTACGAACAGGGCTCGGTGCTGCGGGTCAACGCGGACCGCGTCGAACTCGCTTCGTTGTAG
- a CDS encoding DUF3224 domain-containing protein, whose protein sequence is MQAKGEFEVKRIPQDELEIGEGATVGHSRFEKRFHGPLDATSVVHMLAVMSPMAGSGAYVAMERIIGTLDGRRGSFFAQHNGIMDRGKPSLDLTVVPDTGTDELVGLSGRIAIDIVDGKHFYTFDYDFRD, encoded by the coding sequence ATGCAGGCCAAAGGCGAGTTCGAGGTCAAACGCATTCCACAGGACGAGCTGGAAATCGGCGAAGGCGCGACCGTCGGCCATTCGCGTTTCGAAAAGCGCTTCCACGGCCCGCTCGATGCGACCAGCGTGGTCCACATGCTGGCGGTGATGTCGCCGATGGCGGGTTCCGGTGCCTATGTGGCGATGGAGCGCATCATCGGCACGCTGGATGGTCGCCGCGGCAGCTTCTTTGCCCAGCACAACGGCATCATGGATCGCGGCAAGCCCTCGCTGGACCTGACCGTGGTGCCCGACACCGGCACCGACGAACTCGTCGGCCTGAGTGGGCGCATCGCAATCGACATCGTCGACGGCAAGCACTTCTACACCTTCGACTACGACTTCCGCGATTGA
- a CDS encoding transcriptional repressor, whose translation MAKSHACSSPDHHVHDAAGFVAAVERACSERGLRLTEIRARVLGLVADAGKPIKAYDLLDKVREGEGAGAAAPPTVYRALDFLLANGFIHKLESVNAFVACHHPNAAQHSAPFLICDGCHKAVELEDEHVVATLDAQARALGFSPQTQTLEVHGLCAECAVK comes from the coding sequence ATGGCCAAGTCGCACGCCTGCAGCAGTCCCGACCACCACGTGCACGATGCCGCCGGCTTCGTGGCGGCGGTGGAGCGCGCCTGCAGCGAACGCGGGCTGCGGCTGACCGAGATCCGCGCGCGCGTGCTCGGGCTGGTCGCCGATGCCGGCAAGCCGATCAAGGCCTACGACCTGCTCGACAAGGTGCGCGAAGGCGAGGGCGCGGGTGCCGCCGCGCCACCGACGGTGTATCGCGCGCTGGATTTCCTGCTGGCGAACGGTTTCATCCACAAGCTGGAATCGGTCAACGCGTTCGTTGCCTGCCACCATCCGAATGCCGCGCAGCATTCCGCGCCGTTCCTGATCTGCGATGGCTGCCACAAGGCGGTCGAGCTGGAGGACGAACACGTCGTCGCCACCCTCGACGCGCAGGCGCGCGCGCTGGGTTTCAGCCCGCAGACGCAGACCCTGGAAGTGCACGGCCTGTGCGCGGAGTGCGCGGTCAAGTAG
- a CDS encoding COG3650 family protein, producing MKFTIASLSLLLAACTPSQPPAEPAPPVEAVAPVAPVTPAPPAAEAPAAKRVAGQENADPLQIFRAFGTEPFWNVNVENTKLTYTTPEDQTGVVMEGTRRALADGVEIAGQHDGKAFVVTISSGTCSDGMSDNTYSLESTFRFGEVDYKGCGEAAK from the coding sequence ATGAAATTCACCATCGCGTCGTTGTCGTTGTTGCTGGCCGCCTGTACTCCGTCGCAGCCGCCGGCTGAGCCCGCGCCACCGGTAGAAGCCGTTGCGCCTGTCGCGCCGGTGACACCGGCACCGCCCGCTGCCGAGGCGCCTGCTGCCAAGCGAGTGGCCGGTCAGGAAAACGCGGATCCGCTACAGATATTCCGTGCGTTCGGCACCGAGCCGTTCTGGAACGTCAATGTCGAAAACACCAAGCTGACGTACACGACGCCGGAGGACCAGACGGGAGTCGTGATGGAGGGGACGCGGCGAGCACTCGCCGACGGCGTGGAGATTGCTGGCCAGCACGATGGCAAGGCATTCGTCGTGACCATCAGCAGCGGAACCTGCAGCGATGGCATGTCGGACAACACGTACAGCCTGGAATCGACGTTCCGCTTCGGCGAAGTCGACTACAAGGGCTGCGGCGAAGCGGCTAAATAG
- a CDS encoding ferritin-like domain-containing protein codes for MISLFAAARACLDASTPDDKPTLTHEMAEAFARGELVIDADAPLPEPIRMPGRPERPLLVHPRDLPRRGFGSNEGRAAFIHAVAHIEFNAIDLAWDAVYRFRGMPETYYADWIAVANDEARHFEMLRGRLKELGHDYGDFGAHNGLWEMAEKTAGSGLARMALVPRVLEARGLDVTPGMIVKLRSLGDTVTSEILETILREEVAHVAAGSRWYRWHCEREGVEPRGRFRELLREYATGVLHKPFNKQARLEAGFDLEELESLLAEAG; via the coding sequence ATGATCTCGCTCTTCGCCGCCGCCCGCGCCTGCCTCGATGCGAGCACCCCGGACGACAAGCCAACGCTCACCCATGAAATGGCGGAAGCCTTCGCACGCGGCGAACTCGTGATCGATGCCGATGCGCCACTGCCCGAGCCGATCCGCATGCCCGGCCGCCCAGAGCGTCCGCTACTCGTGCATCCGCGCGACCTGCCGCGCCGCGGCTTCGGCAGCAACGAGGGCCGCGCCGCCTTCATCCACGCGGTCGCGCACATCGAGTTCAACGCCATCGACCTCGCCTGGGATGCGGTCTATCGCTTCCGTGGCATGCCGGAGACGTACTACGCGGACTGGATTGCGGTCGCGAATGACGAGGCGCGCCATTTCGAAATGCTGCGCGGGCGGCTGAAGGAGCTCGGCCACGACTACGGCGACTTCGGTGCGCACAACGGCCTGTGGGAAATGGCCGAGAAGACCGCGGGCTCCGGGCTGGCGCGGATGGCGCTGGTACCGCGCGTGCTGGAGGCGCGCGGACTCGACGTGACGCCGGGGATGATCGTGAAGCTGCGATCGCTGGGCGATACGGTTACCTCCGAAATTCTCGAAACGATCCTGCGCGAGGAAGTTGCTCATGTCGCGGCCGGATCGCGTTGGTATCGCTGGCATTGCGAACGCGAAGGCGTCGAGCCACGCGGCAGATTCCGCGAACTGCTGCGCGAATACGCGACCGGTGTGTTGCACAAGCCGTTCAATAAGCAGGCGCGGCTCGAGGCGGGGTTCGATCTCGAAGAACTGGAAAGCCTGTTGGCTGAGGCTGGTTGA
- a CDS encoding SPOR domain-containing protein: protein MDASLKQRLVGAVVLVALAVIFLPMLVKGPAPDSGVSDVALDVPAEPGDDDGMVTRDLPLVAPAGVSEGGATGMPSTMPDAAAPSTQGGAFPATAAGDHAVSFGSYATAADADKVIAALKAAELPGYRDTVTLNGRQAERVRIGPFADLAVAESARLRATQVNPTVGAKVIALDAKPAAPPSLAPAPSTTVAATPTAPVKAEPLPPAVASKPAAPAAKPAIVVDAKPIAAAPKPAATTPPPASKPADTSNTGFAVQVGAFADAAAATALRDKLRSAGFNAFTDSVSTEGGTRTRVRVGPAMNRAEADALKTQVKAKAGIDGIVRPHP from the coding sequence ATGGATGCCTCGTTGAAGCAGCGCCTGGTTGGCGCGGTCGTGCTGGTCGCGCTGGCGGTGATCTTCCTGCCGATGCTGGTCAAGGGCCCCGCGCCCGACAGTGGTGTGTCCGATGTGGCGCTGGATGTCCCCGCAGAGCCGGGCGATGACGACGGCATGGTCACCCGCGACCTGCCGCTGGTCGCGCCCGCAGGTGTGTCGGAGGGTGGTGCGACCGGCATGCCTTCGACGATGCCGGATGCGGCGGCGCCCAGCACGCAAGGCGGTGCATTCCCAGCCACGGCTGCGGGTGACCACGCGGTCAGCTTCGGCAGCTATGCCACCGCGGCGGACGCCGACAAGGTGATCGCCGCACTGAAAGCCGCCGAATTGCCGGGCTACCGCGACACCGTGACCCTCAACGGTCGCCAGGCCGAGCGCGTGCGCATCGGCCCGTTCGCCGACCTCGCCGTGGCCGAATCCGCGCGCCTCCGGGCCACCCAGGTGAATCCGACGGTCGGTGCCAAGGTGATCGCGCTGGATGCCAAACCGGCGGCTCCGCCGTCGCTGGCTCCCGCACCATCGACCACGGTGGCTGCCACGCCGACGGCACCGGTCAAGGCCGAACCGCTGCCGCCCGCCGTCGCGAGCAAACCGGCCGCGCCTGCGGCCAAGCCCGCCATCGTGGTCGACGCCAAGCCGATTGCAGCTGCGCCGAAGCCGGCTGCAACCACACCGCCGCCGGCCAGCAAGCCCGCCGACACCAGCAACACCGGATTCGCGGTGCAGGTCGGCGCGTTCGCCGATGCTGCGGCCGCCACTGCCTTGCGCGACAAGCTGCGCAGTGCCGGCTTCAACGCCTTCACCGACAGCGTCAGCACCGAAGGCGGCACCCGCACCCGCGTGCGCGTGGGGCCGGCGATGAACCGCGCCGAGGCCGATGCGCTGAAAACGCAGGTCAAGGCCAAGGCCGGCATCGACGGCATCGTCCGCCCGCATCCCTGA
- the folC gene encoding bifunctional tetrahydrofolate synthase/dihydrofolate synthase: protein MPTRPLSDWLAYIEQQHPTRIAMGLERVREVAARMSLGKPAKRVITVGGTNGKGSTVAFIEAIARAHGWKTGAYTSPHLLRYNERVRIDGADVEDDALVEGFEAVEAARGDTPLTYFEYGTLCALWLFARAKLDLVVLEVGLGGRLDAVNIVDADVAVITTVDLDHQDWLGDDIESIGFEKAGIARPFKPLVLGDDDPPASVLRHAYAIGAQSWRIANDFFAEPVDAATWRWREVGHAMTLPRPALDAPVQLRNAACAVAALRALPGRIERQAYAEGIADAQAIGRLQRFLREGVEVVVDVGHNPQAARALAAWLRAQPRRRTIAVYAALADKDAAGVVTALAGQVDGWQLAGLADAGPRAQDAAALRQRLAGTEAANAEAHQHPAAALEAAVQAAAPDGRVLVFGSFHTTALALRWLNGVA from the coding sequence ATGCCCACGCGTCCCCTGAGCGACTGGCTCGCATACATCGAACAACAACATCCCACGCGCATCGCGATGGGCCTGGAGCGCGTGCGTGAGGTGGCCGCGCGGATGTCGCTCGGCAAGCCGGCGAAGCGCGTGATCACCGTCGGCGGCACCAATGGCAAGGGTTCGACCGTCGCCTTCATCGAAGCCATCGCCCGCGCGCATGGCTGGAAGACCGGCGCCTACACCTCGCCGCACCTGCTGCGCTACAACGAGCGCGTGCGCATCGACGGCGCAGACGTAGAGGACGACGCGCTGGTGGAAGGCTTCGAGGCGGTCGAGGCCGCGCGCGGGGACACGCCGCTGACGTACTTCGAATACGGCACGTTGTGCGCACTGTGGTTGTTCGCGCGCGCGAAGCTGGATCTCGTCGTGCTGGAAGTGGGCCTGGGTGGGCGATTGGATGCAGTCAACATCGTCGATGCCGACGTGGCGGTGATCACCACGGTCGACCTCGATCACCAGGACTGGTTGGGCGATGACATCGAATCCATCGGGTTCGAGAAGGCAGGCATCGCAAGACCGTTCAAACCGCTGGTGCTGGGCGATGACGACCCGCCGGCCAGCGTGTTGCGGCATGCGTACGCGATCGGTGCGCAGTCATGGCGGATCGCCAACGACTTCTTCGCGGAGCCGGTCGATGCCGCGACGTGGCGCTGGCGCGAGGTCGGTCATGCGATGACCTTGCCGCGTCCCGCGCTGGATGCGCCGGTGCAGTTGCGCAATGCGGCGTGTGCGGTGGCGGCTTTGCGCGCGCTGCCGGGCCGTATCGAGCGCCAGGCGTATGCGGAGGGCATCGCCGATGCACAGGCGATCGGCCGCCTGCAGCGCTTTCTGCGCGAGGGCGTGGAGGTGGTGGTGGACGTGGGCCACAACCCGCAAGCCGCGCGCGCCTTGGCCGCATGGCTGCGCGCGCAGCCGCGGCGTCGCACGATTGCGGTGTATGCGGCGCTGGCCGACAAGGACGCGGCGGGCGTGGTCACTGCCCTGGCCGGGCAGGTCGATGGCTGGCAGCTGGCCGGACTGGCCGATGCCGGGCCGCGTGCGCAGGATGCCGCAGCCCTGCGGCAGCGCCTGGCCGGCACCGAAGCCGCCAACGCCGAGGCGCATCAACACCCCGCCGCCGCGCTCGAAGCCGCGGTGCAGGCCGCCGCACCGGACGGGCGCGTGCTGGTCTTCGGTTCCTTCCACACCACCGCGTTGGCGTTGCGCTGGCTGAACGGCGTGGCCTGA
- the gltX gene encoding glutamate--tRNA ligase: MTVRTRFAPSPTGYLHIGGARTALYCWLEARRKGGEFILRIEDTDRERSTQGAIDAILDAMQWLGLDYDEGPIYQTHRLGRYKEMAEQLVASGHAYYAYETKEELETMRAAAMAANEKPRYNGAYRDANAGWRDDPNRVIRFRNPLDGVVAWEDKVKGRIEIANGELDDLVIFRSDGYATYNFAVVVDDIDMRISDVVRGDDHVNNTPRQINIYTALGVPVPNFAHLPMILDEQGAKLSKRTGAADVMQYRDAGYLPHALLNYLVRLGWSHGDQEVFSITEMQALFDLADVNAKAARLDMAKLGWLNQQYLKSDDPESVAKHLVWHLEEAGYDLAKGPKPADIVIALRERAQTLKEMAEKSAVWFGPLTQYDEKAVAKHLTAAAAEPLAGMRTRLAALDAWSVEAIEAAFHATVEASGLGMGKIAQPLRVAITGTQVSPDISHTIFLAGQDEAIRRIDAAIAKIPLESASAGT; encoded by the coding sequence ATGACCGTCCGCACCCGTTTCGCCCCGAGTCCCACCGGCTACCTGCACATCGGCGGCGCGCGCACCGCGCTGTATTGCTGGCTGGAAGCGCGCCGCAAGGGTGGCGAGTTCATCCTGCGGATCGAGGACACCGACCGCGAGCGCAGCACGCAGGGCGCGATCGACGCCATCCTCGACGCCATGCAATGGCTCGGCCTGGATTATGACGAAGGTCCGATCTACCAGACCCATCGCCTCGGCCGTTACAAGGAAATGGCTGAGCAATTGGTGGCCTCGGGCCATGCGTACTACGCCTACGAGACGAAGGAAGAACTCGAAACGATGCGCGCGGCCGCGATGGCCGCCAACGAGAAGCCGCGCTACAACGGTGCCTATCGCGATGCGAACGCGGGTTGGCGCGACGATCCGAATCGGGTGATCCGCTTCCGCAATCCGCTCGACGGCGTGGTGGCGTGGGAAGACAAGGTCAAGGGCCGCATCGAGATCGCCAACGGTGAGCTCGACGACCTGGTGATCTTCCGCAGCGACGGTTACGCCACCTACAATTTCGCGGTGGTGGTGGACGACATCGACATGCGCATCAGCGACGTGGTGCGTGGCGACGACCACGTCAACAACACCCCGCGCCAGATCAATATCTACACCGCACTCGGCGTGCCTGTGCCGAACTTCGCGCACCTGCCGATGATCCTGGACGAGCAGGGTGCCAAGCTCAGCAAGCGCACCGGTGCCGCCGACGTGATGCAGTACCGCGACGCCGGCTATCTGCCACATGCGCTGTTGAACTACCTCGTCCGCCTTGGCTGGTCGCATGGCGACCAGGAAGTGTTCTCCATCACCGAGATGCAGGCGCTGTTCGACCTCGCCGACGTCAACGCGAAGGCCGCGCGCCTGGACATGGCCAAGCTCGGCTGGCTCAACCAGCAGTACCTGAAGTCGGACGATCCGGAGTCGGTGGCGAAGCACCTGGTCTGGCACCTCGAGGAGGCTGGCTATGACCTGGCGAAAGGCCCGAAGCCGGCCGACATCGTGATCGCGTTGCGCGAGCGCGCGCAGACGCTGAAGGAAATGGCCGAGAAATCCGCAGTGTGGTTTGGTCCCCTGACCCAGTACGACGAGAAGGCGGTCGCCAAGCACCTGACCGCGGCCGCGGCCGAGCCGTTGGCCGGCATGCGTACGCGCCTTGCTGCGTTGGATGCGTGGAGCGTGGAAGCCATCGAAGCCGCGTTCCATGCCACCGTCGAGGCGTCCGGACTCGGCATGGGCAAGATCGCGCAGCCACTGCGGGTGGCGATCACCGGCACCCAGGTCAGCCCGGATATTTCGCACACGATTTTTCTTGCCGGACAGGATGAAGCCATCCGTCGCATCGACGCCGCCATTGCGAAAATTCCGCTTGAAAGCGCGTCGGCCGGCACCTAG
- the purF gene encoding amidophosphoribosyltransferase: MCGIVGIVGHSEVAAQLYDGLTVLQHRGQDAAGIATADGGKLHVHKGNGLARDVFDEPAMALLSGRVGIAHCRYPTAGSEGSDEAQPFYVNSPFGIALAHNGNLINTDALRREVFEQDRRNVNTESDSEVLLNVFAHELDLQRVLTPDAVFRALEGVNRRAKGGYAVVCAVLGLGLVAFRDPHGIRPLVLGKRATAQGDEYIVASESVALDILGFDRVRDVEPGECIVITARGELFAQQCAQPQEHAPCIFEYVYFARPDSMIENISVHKARMRMGVTLGEKILRERPDHDIDVVIPIPDTSRDSALEIANVLGVKYREGFIKNRYVGRTFIMPGQGERAKSVKRKLNPIPLEFRNRVVLLVDDSIVRGTTSKQIVQMARDAGAKKVYLASAAPPVRYPNIYGIDMPSSEELVAHGRSEKDIEQFLGCDWLIYQELSDLEAAVAGPKFPGRKFDSSCFSGEYVTGIEAGYFERLQQLRSDDAKKTRRAS, from the coding sequence ATGTGCGGCATCGTCGGAATCGTCGGCCACAGTGAAGTCGCGGCCCAGTTGTACGACGGCTTGACCGTGTTGCAGCACCGCGGCCAGGACGCCGCGGGCATCGCCACCGCGGACGGCGGCAAGTTGCACGTGCACAAGGGCAATGGCCTGGCGCGCGATGTCTTCGACGAGCCGGCGATGGCGCTGCTGTCGGGGCGCGTCGGCATCGCCCATTGCCGCTACCCGACCGCGGGCAGCGAGGGCAGCGACGAGGCGCAGCCGTTCTACGTCAATTCGCCGTTCGGCATCGCGCTTGCCCACAACGGCAACCTGATCAACACCGACGCGCTGCGCCGCGAGGTGTTCGAACAGGACCGCCGCAACGTCAATACCGAATCCGATTCGGAAGTGCTGCTCAACGTGTTCGCGCACGAGCTCGATCTGCAACGGGTGCTCACGCCGGATGCAGTGTTCCGTGCGCTGGAAGGCGTCAATCGCCGTGCCAAGGGCGGCTATGCGGTGGTCTGCGCGGTGCTCGGCCTGGGCCTGGTGGCGTTCCGCGATCCGCACGGCATCCGCCCGCTGGTGCTGGGCAAGCGCGCGACCGCGCAGGGCGACGAGTACATCGTGGCGTCGGAGTCGGTGGCGCTGGACATCCTCGGCTTCGACCGCGTGCGCGATGTTGAGCCCGGCGAATGCATCGTCATCACCGCGCGCGGCGAGCTGTTCGCGCAGCAGTGCGCGCAGCCGCAGGAACACGCGCCGTGCATCTTCGAGTACGTGTACTTCGCGCGGCCCGATTCGATGATCGAGAACATTTCGGTGCACAAGGCGCGCATGCGCATGGGCGTGACCCTCGGCGAGAAGATCCTGCGCGAGCGGCCCGACCACGACATCGACGTGGTGATCCCGATTCCCGACACCAGCCGCGATTCCGCGCTGGAAATCGCCAATGTGCTGGGCGTGAAGTACCGCGAGGGCTTCATCAAGAATCGCTATGTCGGCCGCACCTTCATCATGCCGGGGCAGGGCGAGCGCGCGAAGTCGGTGAAGCGCAAACTCAATCCGATTCCGCTGGAATTCCGCAACCGCGTGGTCTTGCTGGTGGACGATTCGATCGTGCGTGGCACCACCTCCAAGCAGATCGTGCAGATGGCGCGCGATGCCGGCGCCAAGAAGGTTTACCTGGCGTCCGCCGCGCCGCCGGTGCGCTATCCGAACATCTACGGCATCGACATGCCGTCGAGCGAGGAACTGGTCGCGCACGGCCGCAGCGAGAAGGACATCGAGCAGTTCCTCGGCTGCGACTGGCTGATCTACCAGGAGCTGTCCGACCTGGAAGCCGCGGTGGCCGGGCCGAAGTTCCCGGGCCGCAAGTTCGACAGCTCCTGCTTCAGTGGCGAGTACGTGACCGGGATCGAAGCCGGCTATTTCGAGCGCCTGCAGCAGTTGCGCTCGGATGATGCGAAGAAGACGCGCAGGGCTTCTTGA
- a CDS encoding aldo/keto reductase: MSQPAPILGSMRFGSWGANLSPAGVATLLEGALDAGIDTLDLADIYGDHATNPLIGDALASRPGLRQRLKLLAKVGIVRTSSPGNPRGVQHYDLSVRHLRAALDTSLRDLRTDHVEVLMLHRFDPLLEPAAITDWVREEQAAGRIGAFGVSNFGAQALGLFDGRLDIAGNQVELSLASSAVIEDGTLDATRARGAEVQAWSPLGGGGLLQSSGSLHDALQSLGNEFGLDAASLLLRWVASVPDTRVVIGSTDVNRIRAAADACAMPLPKDAWYALWQAARGFPVP; encoded by the coding sequence ATGAGCCAGCCCGCGCCCATCCTCGGTTCCATGCGTTTCGGCAGTTGGGGCGCGAACCTGTCGCCCGCCGGCGTGGCGACCTTGCTGGAAGGCGCGCTCGACGCCGGCATCGACACCCTCGACCTTGCCGATATCTACGGCGACCATGCCACCAATCCGCTGATTGGCGACGCGCTGGCATCGCGGCCCGGCCTGCGCCAGCGGCTGAAACTGCTGGCCAAGGTCGGCATCGTCCGCACCAGCAGCCCCGGCAACCCGCGCGGCGTACAGCACTACGACCTTTCGGTGCGCCACCTGCGCGCGGCGCTGGACACCAGCCTGCGCGACCTGCGCACGGATCATGTCGAGGTGCTGATGCTGCATCGCTTCGACCCGCTGCTGGAGCCAGCCGCGATCACCGACTGGGTACGCGAGGAACAGGCGGCGGGACGCATCGGTGCGTTCGGCGTGTCCAACTTCGGCGCGCAGGCACTGGGTTTGTTCGACGGCAGGCTCGATATCGCCGGCAACCAGGTCGAACTGTCGCTGGCCAGCAGCGCAGTCATCGAGGACGGCACGCTCGACGCCACCCGCGCGCGCGGTGCCGAAGTGCAGGCATGGTCGCCGCTGGGCGGTGGTGGCTTGTTGCAATCGTCCGGGTCATTGCACGACGCATTGCAGTCGCTGGGCAATGAATTCGGGCTTGATGCCGCTTCGTTGCTGCTGCGCTGGGTCGCCAGCGTGCCGGATACGCGCGTGGTCATCGGCAGCACAGATGTCAACAGGATTCGCGCTGCCGCGGACGCCTGCGCAATGCCACTGCCGAAGGATGCCTGGTACGCGCTGTGGCAAGCCGCGAGGGGCTTTCCGGTTCCCTGA
- a CDS encoding histidine phosphatase family protein, whose protein sequence is MKILLARHGETPWNAEGRYQGQEDIALSEVGIGQATALGERLRDLPIQRAIASPLSRARRTAELALGVDRAGQLMFDGGLKEIAHGEWEGLLASEIDQRDGERLRAWREAPDTVQMPGEGGESLQEVLDRAWPAFARACAGLGEHDTLLVVAHDAVNRVLLCRILGIPLSKLWGFRQAPTTINLLEGASVDALEVVRLNDCSHHTALFGEAKHRAL, encoded by the coding sequence ATGAAGATCCTGCTTGCACGTCATGGCGAGACGCCGTGGAACGCCGAGGGCCGCTACCAGGGCCAGGAAGACATCGCGTTGTCGGAGGTCGGCATTGGCCAGGCCACCGCGCTCGGTGAGCGCTTGCGCGACCTGCCGATCCAGCGTGCGATTGCCTCGCCGCTGTCGCGTGCGCGCCGCACCGCCGAACTCGCATTGGGCGTGGATCGCGCCGGCCAGTTGATGTTCGATGGTGGCCTGAAGGAAATCGCCCACGGCGAGTGGGAAGGCCTGCTGGCCAGCGAGATCGACCAGCGTGATGGCGAGCGCCTGCGCGCGTGGCGCGAGGCCCCGGACACCGTGCAGATGCCGGGTGAGGGCGGCGAGTCGCTGCAAGAGGTGCTCGATCGCGCATGGCCGGCCTTCGCGCGCGCCTGCGCCGGACTGGGCGAACACGACACGCTGCTGGTCGTTGCGCATGACGCGGTCAACCGCGTGCTGCTGTGCCGGATCCTGGGAATCCCGCTGTCCAAGTTGTGGGGTTTTCGCCAGGCACCGACCACGATCAACCTGCTGGAAGGTGCGTCGGTCGATGCGCTCGAGGTTGTCCGTCTCAACGATTGCAGCCACCACACCGCGCTGTTCGGCGAGGCCAAGCACCGCGCGTTGTAA